A section of the Verrucomicrobium sp. GAS474 genome encodes:
- a CDS encoding endonuclease/exonuclease/phosphatase family protein: MKALRLAGIFLLGWGLFCAVPPRAAAGEGKTFTACWWNVENFGVTDRFIDGRHVLSAMKPAAEINAVVAILRKIDPDIVGVAEIIRDPQDRNIHLFREVLKQAGLDYPCMATVLGHDTRIQLLLLSRFPIVAAEELNKDRFPVTLVDGRTRERREARFSVNRGFVSAEIEVAPGYRLGVMLAHLKSKKADASKAEIEIAPEEPGETGDAVVRRKEAQTLRGQADAFLARHPGEDLLVMGDLNDTEEGGSLRALWGGKGKESPLWPLPLVDRLGEQWTEVVYPKKTRERIDYQLVNASLRTRFEPEGSFLYLSRPEEGPGLDATTASDHRPLVARFRVP; encoded by the coding sequence ATGAAAGCCCTCCGCCTTGCCGGGATTTTCCTGCTGGGCTGGGGGCTTTTTTGCGCCGTACCGCCCCGGGCCGCGGCGGGGGAGGGGAAGACCTTCACGGCGTGCTGGTGGAACGTCGAGAACTTCGGCGTCACCGACCGCTTCATCGACGGGCGGCATGTCCTTTCGGCGATGAAACCGGCGGCGGAGATCAACGCCGTCGTCGCAATCCTCCGCAAGATCGATCCCGATATCGTCGGCGTCGCCGAGATCATCCGCGACCCGCAGGACCGGAACATCCATCTCTTCCGGGAGGTGCTGAAGCAGGCGGGCCTCGATTATCCCTGCATGGCGACGGTGCTGGGCCACGATACCCGGATCCAGCTCCTCCTCCTTTCCCGCTTTCCGATCGTCGCCGCCGAGGAGCTGAACAAGGACCGTTTCCCCGTCACGCTGGTCGATGGGCGGACGAGGGAACGGCGCGAGGCCCGTTTCTCCGTGAACCGGGGCTTCGTCTCCGCCGAGATCGAGGTCGCTCCCGGCTATCGGCTGGGGGTGATGCTGGCCCATTTGAAGTCGAAGAAGGCCGACGCGTCGAAGGCCGAGATCGAGATCGCGCCGGAGGAGCCCGGGGAGACGGGTGATGCCGTGGTGCGCCGGAAGGAGGCCCAGACCCTCCGAGGCCAGGCCGATGCCTTCCTGGCACGGCATCCGGGAGAAGACCTCCTCGTCATGGGGGACCTGAACGACACCGAGGAAGGCGGGAGCCTCCGGGCGTTGTGGGGAGGGAAGGGGAAGGAATCGCCGCTCTGGCCCCTGCCACTGGTCGATCGGCTGGGGGAGCAATGGACCGAGGTGGTCTATCCGAAGAAGACCCGGGAGCGGATCGATTACCAGCTGGTGAACGCCTCCCTGCGGACGCGGTTCGAGCCGGAGGGCTCTTTCCTTTACCTCAGCCGCCCCGAGGAAGGCCCGGGCCTCGATGCCACCACGGCGAGCGATCACCGCCCGCTGGTGGCGCGGTTCCGGGTGCCCTAG
- the speA gene encoding biosynthetic arginine decarboxylase: MTTPDGQWDLQEALQTYQIDRWGAGYFGVNDKGNISVSPLQEQGAQIDMAEVIEDARERGLKFPMLLRFQDLLRHRVQRLNEAFGEAIREAGYGGVYRGVFPIKVNQLREVVEEIVDAGAPYHHGLEVGSKPELFAGLAMHTDLESLMICNGYKDKTFIETALMGRKLGKTIIMVVEKIEELKAIIDISRNMNVEPMIGIRVRLSTKSGGKWALSGGENAKFGLSTAELLEAAEILRGNGMAHCFKLIHFHIGSQIPDIQTVKRAAREGARYYGKLWKEGFALGYLDVGGGLGVDYDGSRSANDTSINYTLNEYARDIVYNVAEICNEEQVPHPTLVSESGRAVVAHHSVLIVDVFGAIEKTKREKTSENIVPAHKLAADLLEIRQTLNRKNRRELFHDALQIKEDCEARFNLGLLDLQAKAQIETLFWEIAEEIVRHYRGAPTIPKEIRELEDSLGDQFLCNFSLFQSLIDHWALGQMFPIAPVHRLNEKPAHQGTLVDITCDSDGKISEFITGEEVLQGTLPLHAIDGRPYYLGIFLMGAYQDIMGDQHNLFGNVNEAHVFLDPDEEDGFYIEETIPGVSIGEMLASVQYDPHLIERAMKAQIDAAIKADVLKPNEGMRLLENYEKGLKGSTYLQFD; the protein is encoded by the coding sequence ATGACTACCCCCGACGGGCAATGGGATCTCCAGGAAGCACTTCAGACGTACCAGATCGATCGTTGGGGCGCGGGCTATTTCGGCGTTAACGACAAGGGCAACATCTCGGTCAGCCCGCTCCAGGAGCAGGGCGCGCAGATCGACATGGCCGAGGTGATCGAGGACGCCCGCGAGCGCGGCCTGAAGTTCCCGATGCTCCTCCGCTTCCAGGACCTCCTGCGCCACCGGGTGCAGCGGCTGAACGAGGCCTTCGGCGAGGCGATCCGCGAGGCCGGCTACGGCGGCGTCTACCGCGGCGTCTTTCCCATCAAGGTGAACCAGCTTCGCGAGGTCGTCGAGGAGATCGTCGACGCCGGGGCGCCCTACCACCACGGCCTCGAGGTCGGGAGCAAGCCGGAGCTCTTCGCGGGGCTGGCGATGCACACTGACCTCGAAAGCCTGATGATCTGCAACGGCTACAAGGACAAGACCTTCATCGAGACCGCCCTCATGGGCCGCAAGCTCGGCAAGACGATCATCATGGTCGTCGAGAAGATCGAGGAATTGAAGGCGATCATCGACATCTCCCGCAACATGAACGTCGAGCCGATGATCGGCATCCGCGTCCGCCTCAGCACGAAGAGCGGCGGGAAGTGGGCCCTCTCCGGCGGGGAAAACGCGAAGTTCGGCCTCTCCACGGCGGAGCTGCTGGAGGCGGCGGAGATCCTGCGGGGCAACGGGATGGCCCATTGCTTCAAGCTGATCCACTTCCACATCGGCTCCCAGATCCCCGACATCCAGACGGTGAAGCGGGCGGCCCGCGAGGGGGCGCGCTACTACGGGAAGCTCTGGAAGGAAGGCTTCGCCCTCGGCTACCTCGATGTCGGCGGCGGCCTCGGCGTCGACTATGACGGCAGCCGGTCGGCCAACGACACGAGCATCAATTACACGCTGAACGAATACGCCCGGGACATCGTCTACAACGTCGCCGAGATATGCAACGAGGAGCAGGTCCCCCATCCGACGCTCGTCAGCGAGAGCGGCCGCGCCGTCGTCGCCCACCACTCGGTCCTCATCGTCGATGTCTTCGGCGCGATCGAGAAGACGAAGCGGGAGAAGACCTCGGAGAACATCGTCCCGGCCCACAAGCTGGCCGCCGATCTCCTCGAGATCCGCCAGACGCTGAACCGGAAGAACCGCCGGGAGCTCTTCCACGACGCCCTCCAGATCAAGGAGGATTGCGAGGCGCGGTTCAACCTCGGCCTCCTCGACCTCCAGGCGAAGGCCCAGATCGAGACCCTCTTCTGGGAAATCGCCGAGGAAATCGTCCGCCACTACCGCGGCGCGCCGACGATCCCGAAGGAAATTCGGGAGCTCGAGGATTCCCTCGGCGACCAGTTCCTCTGCAACTTCTCCCTCTTCCAGTCCCTGATCGACCATTGGGCGCTCGGCCAGATGTTCCCCATCGCCCCGGTCCATCGCCTCAACGAGAAACCGGCCCACCAGGGGACCCTCGTCGACATCACCTGCGATTCCGACGGGAAGATCTCCGAGTTCATCACCGGCGAGGAAGTCCTCCAGGGGACGCTCCCCCTCCACGCGATCGACGGACGGCCCTACTACCTCGGCATCTTCCTGATGGGGGCCTACCAGGACATCATGGGCGACCAGCACAACCTCTTCGGCAACGTGAACGAGGCCCACGTCTTCCTCGATCCCGACGAGGAGGACGGCTTCTATATCGAGGAGACGATCCCCGGCGTCAGCATCGGGGAGATGCTCGCCTCGGTGCAGTACGATCCCCACCTGATCGAGCGGGCGATGAAGGCCCAGATCGACGCGGCGATCAAGGCCGACGTCCTCAAGCCGAACGAGGGGATGCGCCTCCTGGAGAATTACGAAAAGGGCCTGAAGGGGTCGACGTACCTCCAGTTCGATTAA
- a CDS encoding bifunctional nuclease family protein — protein MPVRVEGVFPTEQQGVAIILGNEEKVFVITVDSYVGRAIALSMRDERSERPLTHELIGLIFDAFDIAIDRVVINDLRSNTYFARIILKAENEVHQKIIEIDARPSDCLAIALAKKRPIFVSREVWDEVEDATELLEKMRQARKDAGNEGEEPL, from the coding sequence GTGCCCGTCCGAGTCGAGGGCGTCTTCCCGACCGAGCAGCAGGGCGTGGCCATCATCCTGGGGAACGAGGAGAAGGTCTTCGTCATCACCGTCGATTCCTACGTCGGCCGCGCCATTGCCCTTTCCATGCGGGACGAGCGGAGCGAGCGCCCCCTCACCCACGAGTTGATCGGCCTGATCTTCGACGCCTTCGACATCGCCATCGACCGCGTCGTGATCAACGACCTGCGGAGCAACACCTACTTCGCCCGCATCATCCTGAAGGCCGAGAACGAGGTCCACCAGAAGATCATCGAGATCGACGCCCGCCCGAGCGACTGCCTCGCCATCGCCCTGGCCAAGAAACGCCCGATCTTCGTCAGCCGCGAGGTCTGGGACGAGGTCGAGGACGCGACCGAACTGCTGGAAAAGATGCGCCAGGCCCGCAAGGACGCCGGGAACGAAGGCGAAGAGCCGCTTTAA
- a CDS encoding ankyrin repeat domain-containing protein, with amino-acid sequence MTPEMMYDGIAKSLMGDDPEFLVRCIAGLKVSAVSIRLEGSDLLSIAIQKNACRCIESLKRLGFEVDRLSPSAGKHPLEEAIDAKTPVMVEYLLRAGTNPNSPHTRYGTIMHAAAATRLIDSLLPVLLARKGDANIRHPVDQSSPLHAAVVSGQMLNVEQLLDRKAIVNLSDDKGRTPLHLSVNLADNGTIMIRLLDYGADPTAPDLEGKTPLDLAKERGEKSLIRPLEERSAWGSLLTPQFPMSKKAVMKPEPSRIEVLGFIERGNRQLIVNCFENKGVTAWDPTKTAKASPLLLALENRRLDLAALLLAYGLGVNDRGEEKRNVVYYLFKATKSPEALKAFLLAIHRLNPLLLTEEDAKGHRPLKAAIEDGAEIDYALGEELIGSTY; translated from the coding sequence ATGACGCCCGAAATGATGTACGACGGGATCGCCAAATCGTTGATGGGCGACGATCCCGAATTCTTGGTCCGCTGCATCGCGGGGCTCAAGGTCTCCGCCGTCTCGATCCGGCTCGAAGGGTCCGATCTGCTCAGCATTGCGATCCAGAAGAATGCCTGCCGCTGCATCGAGTCGCTGAAGCGGCTCGGCTTCGAGGTCGACCGCCTCAGCCCCAGCGCGGGAAAGCATCCTCTCGAGGAGGCGATCGACGCGAAGACGCCGGTGATGGTCGAGTACCTCCTCCGCGCCGGAACGAATCCCAATAGCCCCCACACCCGCTACGGCACGATCATGCACGCCGCCGCCGCGACCCGCCTGATCGACAGCCTCCTCCCCGTCCTCCTGGCCCGAAAGGGCGACGCGAACATCCGCCATCCGGTCGACCAGTCTTCCCCGCTCCATGCCGCCGTCGTCTCCGGGCAGATGCTGAACGTCGAGCAGCTGCTCGACCGCAAGGCGATCGTCAATCTCTCCGACGACAAGGGCCGGACGCCGCTCCATCTCTCGGTGAACCTCGCCGACAACGGGACGATCATGATCCGCCTCCTCGATTACGGCGCCGATCCGACCGCGCCCGACCTGGAGGGGAAGACCCCCCTCGACCTTGCCAAGGAGCGGGGCGAGAAGTCCCTCATCCGTCCGCTGGAGGAGCGTTCCGCCTGGGGTTCCCTGCTGACGCCGCAGTTCCCGATGTCGAAGAAGGCGGTGATGAAGCCCGAGCCCTCCCGGATCGAAGTCCTCGGCTTCATCGAGCGGGGCAACCGGCAGCTGATCGTGAATTGCTTCGAGAACAAGGGCGTGACGGCATGGGACCCGACGAAGACGGCGAAGGCCTCGCCCCTCCTCCTGGCGCTCGAAAACCGCCGCCTCGACCTCGCCGCGCTCCTCCTGGCCTACGGCCTCGGCGTCAACGACCGGGGCGAGGAAAAGCGGAACGTGGTCTATTACCTCTTCAAGGCGACGAAGAGCCCCGAGGCGCTGAAGGCCTTCCTGCTGGCGATCCACCGCCTCAATCCCCTCCTGCTGACGGAGGAAGACGCGAAGGGCCATCGGCCCCTGAAAGCGGCGATCGAGGACGGCGCGGAGATCGATTACGCGCTCGGCGAAGAGCTGATCGGGTCGACGTACTAA
- the panC gene encoding pantoate--beta-alanine ligase: MRRITSPDLMQQLALRWKREKVGQRARIALVPTMGALHEGHAELIRQARKQAAHVIVSLYVNPTQFGPKEDLSRYPRPLDADAALCRRLGVDVLFNPANLYAPDHSTWVTEEAASLGRCGGSRPGHFRGVATVVTKLFALTQPDLAFFGLKDAQQLSVIERVVRDLALPVRIVPVEIVRDRDGLALSSRNRYLTPAERNRALALPLLLQAAVVQPAPAAWFRTHITRLPGLTLDYVEAVDGRLCAAIRVGKTRLIDNLPLLSPAPRKRAKRVKQGVRSRRLA; encoded by the coding sequence ATGCGTCGCATCACTTCGCCCGACCTCATGCAGCAATTGGCCCTCCGGTGGAAACGGGAGAAAGTGGGACAAAGAGCCCGGATTGCCCTGGTCCCGACCATGGGCGCGCTCCACGAGGGCCATGCCGAATTGATCCGCCAGGCGCGCAAGCAGGCCGCCCACGTGATCGTCTCCCTCTACGTGAACCCGACCCAGTTCGGCCCGAAGGAAGACCTCTCCCGCTATCCCCGTCCCCTCGACGCCGACGCCGCCCTCTGCCGCCGCCTCGGCGTCGATGTCCTCTTCAACCCCGCGAACCTCTACGCCCCCGACCACAGCACCTGGGTAACCGAGGAGGCCGCCTCCCTCGGCCGCTGCGGCGGATCGCGTCCCGGCCACTTCCGGGGCGTCGCCACCGTCGTCACGAAGCTCTTCGCCCTCACCCAGCCCGATCTCGCCTTCTTCGGCCTGAAGGATGCCCAGCAGCTCTCCGTCATCGAGCGCGTCGTCCGCGATCTCGCCCTTCCCGTCCGGATCGTCCCCGTCGAGATCGTCCGGGACCGGGACGGCCTCGCCCTCAGCTCCCGCAACCGCTACCTCACCCCCGCCGAGCGGAACCGGGCCCTCGCCCTCCCCCTCCTCCTCCAGGCCGCCGTGGTCCAGCCCGCCCCCGCCGCCTGGTTCCGCACCCACATCACCCGCCTTCCCGGGCTGACGCTCGATTACGTCGAGGCCGTCGACGGCCGCCTCTGCGCCGCCATCCGCGTCGGCAAGACCCGCCTCATCGACAATCTCCCGCTCCTTTCCCCGGCTCCCCGAAAAAGAGCGAAAAGAGTGAAACAAGGCGTCCGTTCCCGTCGTCTAGCCTAG
- a CDS encoding N-acetylmuramoyl-L-alanine amidase: MPAAVKFKLRLLFLLLPQLFLLFPGLLRAENTSWHLVTRNHRDYLPLADFCAFYEFPSPTVNDNHRLSVKGPRGQITFEADSTRITYNGVCHYLSFPVLAEEGGWYVSRIDLAYFFEPLLRPAKIATDNPFKGVIIDPGHGGADNGAYSTQGGMEKTYTLDTAFRLERLLQSRNVTTVLTRRRDEFIPLEERARFGERYPDFLFVSIHFNSAGRGARGLETYAETPRGASSTSSEGSLRQSDFENVPGNEENPLNILLASSIHRRISNGLNPGDLEADRGVKRARFVVLKENPLPATLVEGGFLTNPLESRLIAQTAYRQKLAEFIADGIGDFLRSTKSPLAAAFRASFSEPNLEPGPPSSPPSAPAVLNIPTAPAVPEPAPEISTVPPAIPSDPTAMAPIPPAQQTQQPQQAQP, encoded by the coding sequence ATGCCTGCCGCCGTGAAGTTCAAGCTCCGCCTCCTTTTCCTCCTGCTCCCGCAGCTGTTCCTCCTCTTCCCCGGACTCCTCCGGGCCGAGAACACCAGCTGGCACCTCGTCACCCGCAACCATCGGGACTACCTCCCCCTCGCCGATTTCTGCGCCTTCTACGAATTCCCCTCCCCCACCGTCAACGACAACCACCGCCTCTCCGTGAAGGGGCCGCGCGGGCAGATCACCTTCGAGGCCGACAGCACCCGGATCACCTACAACGGGGTCTGCCACTACCTCAGCTTCCCCGTCCTCGCCGAAGAGGGCGGCTGGTACGTCTCCCGCATCGACCTCGCCTACTTCTTCGAGCCCCTCCTCCGTCCCGCCAAGATCGCCACCGACAACCCCTTCAAGGGCGTCATCATCGACCCCGGCCACGGCGGGGCCGACAACGGTGCCTACTCGACCCAGGGCGGCATGGAGAAGACCTACACCCTCGACACCGCCTTCCGCCTGGAGCGGCTCCTCCAGTCCCGGAACGTCACCACCGTCCTCACCCGCCGCCGGGACGAGTTCATCCCCCTCGAGGAACGGGCCCGCTTCGGCGAACGCTATCCCGATTTCCTCTTCGTCAGCATCCACTTCAACTCGGCGGGCCGGGGCGCGCGCGGCCTCGAGACCTATGCCGAGACGCCGCGCGGCGCCTCCTCCACCAGCTCCGAGGGCTCCCTCCGCCAATCCGACTTCGAGAACGTCCCCGGTAACGAGGAAAACCCCCTCAACATCCTCCTCGCCTCCTCCATCCACCGGCGCATCTCCAACGGCCTCAACCCCGGCGACCTCGAGGCCGACCGGGGCGTGAAGCGGGCCCGCTTCGTCGTCCTCAAGGAGAACCCCCTCCCCGCCACCCTCGTCGAGGGAGGCTTCCTCACGAACCCGCTCGAGTCGCGCCTCATCGCCCAGACCGCCTATCGCCAGAAGCTCGCCGAATTCATCGCCGACGGCATCGGCGATTTCCTCCGCAGCACGAAGTCCCCCCTCGCCGCCGCCTTCCGCGCCTCGTTCTCCGAGCCGAACCTCGAACCCGGCCCCCCTTCTTCCCCGCCCTCCGCGCCCGCCGTCCTCAACATCCCGACCGCCCCCGCCGTCCCCGAGCCCGCGCCCGAGATCTCCACCGTTCCCCCCGCCATTCCCTCCGATCCCACGGCCATGGCCCCCATCCCTCCGGCGCAGCAAACTCAGCAACCCCAGCAGGCCCAGCCCTAG
- a CDS encoding ATP-binding protein, producing MKNTFLDKLLHRIDRVGSDDLQNYLQQLAREKGFLETVFNTLQEGIVVIDPEGRILYLNHAVEDLLGLPGEEALQQPISRYLRGIPWASLLAEKQILNRDLEVTYPLRRQLNLSCVPLDASDHGQGRPRKGPPAGGFVLIFRDLTLAREETRETIESEKLGALTLLAAGVAHELGNPLNSLNIHLQLLERDLRRLDAFKSPATKESWQVLQSEIARLDTIIANFLRAVRPTSPQLKPENLNALLEESVAFLKPEIDDRDMLVEIDLDPGAPALLIDRDQIKQAFYNLIKNGVQAMRTGGILRIVSERDDTHLILSFIDNGSGISPDRITRIFEPYYTTKASGTGLGLLIVRRIVRDHGGEMQIESHEGRGTTVRILLPLPERRVRLLTAGSPDGGAPASDIQAKK from the coding sequence ATGAAGAACACCTTCCTCGACAAGCTCCTCCACCGGATCGACCGCGTCGGCTCCGACGACCTGCAGAATTACCTCCAGCAGCTCGCCCGGGAAAAGGGGTTCCTCGAAACCGTCTTCAACACCCTCCAGGAAGGGATCGTCGTCATCGATCCCGAGGGGCGCATCCTCTACCTCAACCACGCCGTCGAGGACCTGCTGGGGCTCCCCGGGGAGGAAGCCCTCCAGCAGCCGATCTCGCGCTACCTGCGCGGCATCCCGTGGGCCTCCCTCCTCGCCGAGAAGCAGATCCTCAACCGCGACCTCGAGGTCACCTATCCCCTCCGCCGCCAGCTCAACCTCAGCTGCGTCCCCCTCGACGCCTCCGACCACGGCCAGGGCCGCCCCCGAAAGGGCCCGCCCGCGGGCGGCTTCGTCCTGATCTTCCGCGACCTCACCCTCGCCCGCGAGGAGACGCGGGAGACCATCGAGTCGGAAAAGCTCGGAGCCCTCACCCTCCTCGCCGCGGGCGTCGCCCACGAGCTCGGCAACCCGCTGAACTCCCTCAACATCCACCTCCAGCTTCTGGAGCGCGACCTGAGGCGTCTCGACGCCTTCAAGTCGCCCGCCACGAAGGAATCGTGGCAGGTCCTCCAGTCGGAGATCGCCCGCCTCGACACCATCATCGCGAATTTCCTTCGCGCCGTCCGCCCCACCTCCCCCCAGCTGAAGCCGGAGAACCTCAACGCCCTCCTCGAGGAATCGGTCGCCTTCCTGAAGCCCGAGATCGACGACCGGGACATGCTCGTCGAGATCGACCTCGACCCCGGCGCCCCGGCCCTCCTGATCGACCGGGACCAGATCAAGCAGGCCTTCTACAACCTCATCAAGAACGGCGTCCAGGCGATGCGGACCGGCGGCATCCTCCGCATCGTCTCCGAGCGGGACGACACCCACCTCATCCTCTCCTTCATCGACAACGGCTCCGGCATCTCCCCCGACCGGATCACCCGCATCTTCGAGCCCTACTACACCACGAAGGCCTCCGGCACCGGCCTCGGCCTCCTCATCGTCCGCCGCATCGTCCGCGACCACGGCGGCGAGATGCAGATCGAGAGCCATGAAGGCCGCGGCACCACCGTCCGCATCCTCCTCCCCCTGCCCGAGCGACGCGTCCGCCTCCTCACCGCCGGTTCCCCCGACGGAGGCGCCCCGGCCTCCGACATCCAAGCCAAGAAATGA
- a CDS encoding sigma-54 dependent transcriptional regulator: MKHLPELKGNLPGLLIVEDEKNTRDGLRRAFEDKYEVYLAPDIQSAWNVLETEPIDLLLTDLRLGTESGMDLLSKAQSLPKPPVSLLMTAYGSVDNAVEAMRRGAYDYVTKPLNLDKLEMLLARALRSTRVEAENVQLKKALDKKFGVERLLGNSPVMQQILEKIQQVAPARASVLIEGESGTGKELAAQALHGLSPRKEKPLVTVHCAALSPQLLESELFGHEKGSFTGATERRIGRFEEANHGTLFLDEIGEIDASTQVKLLRVIGERTLQRVGGNQTIEVDTRIIAATNRNLESMVAEGKFREDLYFRLNVVKITMPPLRQRKEDIPLLLAAFLKEFSKENDKRVLHITPSAREALLAYDWPGNVRELRMAVEHGVVLARGETVDLHDLPERLFMPPALSGLGGTGGTSFDSHNLNLEAMEKKFIIQSLKICQGNRTEAAKMLGISRRTLHRKINEYQLEHL; the protein is encoded by the coding sequence ATGAAACATCTCCCCGAACTGAAGGGAAACCTCCCCGGCCTCCTCATCGTCGAGGACGAGAAAAACACCCGCGACGGCCTCCGCCGCGCCTTCGAGGACAAGTACGAGGTCTACCTCGCCCCCGACATCCAGTCGGCCTGGAACGTCCTCGAAACCGAGCCGATCGACCTCCTCCTCACCGATCTCCGCCTCGGCACCGAGAGCGGCATGGATCTCCTTTCCAAGGCCCAGAGCCTCCCGAAGCCCCCCGTCTCCCTCCTCATGACGGCCTACGGCTCGGTCGACAACGCCGTCGAGGCGATGCGCCGGGGGGCCTACGACTACGTCACGAAGCCGCTGAACCTCGACAAGCTCGAGATGCTCCTCGCCCGCGCCCTCCGCTCCACCCGCGTCGAGGCCGAGAACGTCCAGCTGAAGAAGGCCCTCGACAAGAAATTCGGCGTCGAGCGCCTCCTCGGGAATTCGCCGGTGATGCAGCAGATCCTGGAGAAAATCCAGCAGGTCGCCCCCGCCCGGGCCAGCGTCCTCATCGAAGGGGAAAGCGGAACCGGGAAGGAACTCGCCGCCCAGGCCCTCCACGGCCTCAGCCCGCGCAAGGAAAAGCCCCTCGTCACCGTCCATTGCGCCGCGCTCTCCCCGCAGCTCCTGGAGAGCGAGCTCTTCGGCCACGAGAAAGGCTCCTTCACCGGCGCGACCGAGCGGCGCATCGGCCGCTTCGAGGAGGCCAACCACGGCACCCTCTTCCTCGACGAGATCGGCGAGATCGACGCCTCGACCCAGGTGAAGCTCCTCCGCGTCATCGGCGAGCGGACCCTCCAGCGCGTCGGGGGCAACCAGACCATCGAGGTCGACACCCGCATCATCGCCGCGACGAACCGGAACCTCGAATCGATGGTCGCCGAGGGGAAATTCCGCGAGGACCTCTACTTCCGCCTCAACGTCGTCAAGATCACCATGCCGCCCCTGCGGCAGCGCAAGGAGGACATCCCCCTCCTCCTCGCCGCCTTCCTCAAGGAATTCTCGAAGGAGAACGACAAGCGGGTCCTCCACATCACCCCCTCCGCGCGGGAGGCCCTCCTCGCCTACGACTGGCCGGGCAACGTCCGGGAACTCCGCATGGCCGTCGAGCACGGCGTCGTCCTCGCCCGCGGGGAGACCGTCGACCTCCACGACCTCCCCGAGCGCCTCTTCATGCCCCCCGCGCTTTCCGGTCTTGGCGGGACGGGCGGCACCTCCTTCGATTCCCACAACCTCAATCTTGAGGCGATGGAGAAAAAGTTCATCATCCAATCGCTGAAGATCTGCCAGGGAAACCGGACCGAGGCGGCGAAGATGCTCGGCATCAGCCGCCGCACCCTCCACCGGAAAATCAACGAGTACCAACTCGAGCACCTTTAA
- a CDS encoding outer membrane beta-barrel protein, whose translation MKLSIPTLAVLAASALPLFAQQPDLGNLITMPEAGAGVAPLQQGEEYTKTQAQLKAESKKAFSVSASLREEYDDNIYTAHDNKVSDYKTTVEPSFLFNYPMADTLLSARYTFDATAYADRDKTFDFGHDLVLRANHTFSSRFSLDARDRVHYAQEPEISTGSVVNRVAGTYFNNTFSLQGTTTWTPKLSTVSSYTNDYYSYDDKTVANTNNRDAHTLQNDFRYTLTPTVTLVNGGSISIQDYEYKTVSTTTGLPVSRSWNSYTIYTGADWTVLPEVTVGARGGGVYTVYDASGLNSSFAPYATAFVTWQTGARSSLDFSYLHSVAPTDVSSYSSATTDSFSLAGSYKFTAKLTGRLQGSYSLNKSDGDTSINAGASSYYENTLGLTAGLGYDLTQYLNLNAGYTLTNVGATSIGSSYNRNQISIGLTGSF comes from the coding sequence ATGAAATTAAGCATTCCTACCTTGGCGGTTCTGGCAGCCTCCGCCCTCCCCCTCTTCGCGCAGCAGCCCGACCTGGGTAATCTCATTACCATGCCCGAGGCGGGTGCCGGGGTTGCTCCCCTACAGCAGGGTGAGGAGTACACGAAGACCCAGGCCCAGCTTAAGGCCGAGTCGAAGAAGGCCTTCTCCGTTTCCGCCTCCCTCCGCGAGGAATACGACGACAATATTTACACAGCGCACGATAATAAGGTCAGCGACTACAAGACCACCGTCGAGCCGAGCTTCCTCTTCAATTATCCGATGGCCGATACCCTGCTCTCCGCCCGGTACACCTTCGACGCCACCGCCTACGCCGACCGCGACAAGACCTTCGACTTCGGCCACGACCTCGTCCTCCGCGCCAACCACACCTTCTCCAGCCGCTTCAGCCTCGACGCCCGGGACCGCGTCCACTACGCCCAGGAACCCGAGATCAGCACCGGCAGCGTCGTGAACCGCGTCGCCGGCACCTACTTCAACAACACGTTCAGCCTCCAGGGCACCACCACCTGGACCCCGAAGCTCTCGACCGTCAGTTCCTACACGAACGACTATTACAGCTACGACGACAAGACCGTCGCCAACACCAACAACCGCGACGCCCACACCCTCCAGAACGACTTCCGCTACACCCTCACCCCCACCGTCACCCTCGTGAACGGCGGCTCGATCAGCATCCAGGACTACGAATACAAGACCGTCTCCACCACCACCGGCCTCCCGGTCAGCCGCAGCTGGAACTCCTACACGATCTACACCGGCGCCGACTGGACCGTCCTCCCCGAGGTCACCGTCGGGGCGCGCGGCGGCGGCGTCTACACCGTCTACGACGCGAGCGGCCTCAACAGCAGCTTCGCCCCCTACGCCACCGCCTTCGTCACCTGGCAGACCGGGGCCCGCAGCTCCCTCGATTTCAGCTACCTCCACAGCGTCGCCCCGACCGACGTCTCCAGCTACAGCAGCGCGACGACCGATTCCTTCTCCCTCGCCGGTTCCTACAAGTTCACCGCGAAGCTCACCGGCCGCCTCCAGGGCAGCTATTCGTTGAACAAGAGCGACGGCGACACCTCGATCAACGCGGGGGCCAGCAGCTACTACGAGAACACCCTCGGCCTCACCGCCGGATTGGGATACGACCTCACCCAGTATCTCAACCTGAACGCCGGCTACACCCTGACCAACGTCGGTGCCACCTCCATCGGCAGCTCCTACAACCGCAATCAGATCTCGATCGGTCTGACCGGATCGTTCTAG